ATCCACTAAAGTGCTCAAGtgtaggtgtgtttataaaatctaaataaatataatatttaatatattataaaaaaacaaatatatataattgtttttcaaTGTAAATATGTTACAAAAAACCAAATACATTTTACTGCTTTAATGTAAATGTTGTAGACCTACAATTTGTTAAATCTTCAAATGACAGGACATGACATTTAGAggttatataattttatttggtgaatgatgaaaggttatattaaCTTGTAAATTAAAGAGTAAGAATTCAGTTTTAAACTATTAATGATGTACAATATTTCTATTTTCAGATCCTAATCAAACACAACCATCAAAGCCTGAACTTTTAAGCCCAGCATACTTTTCTGCACCCCTTCAAGCTCAAAAGGCTGCACAGAATCTCCAACATAAAACAGGACCTCAACATACACCTCCCGGGAAATTTACTCAAATTCCTCAAGGACAAAAAATCTACCAGCCTCAACCCACTCACCCAATCGGCCAGACAGGCCTTGATCAACGATATCCAGCTAACTCACATTCACCAAATCAATTTCAATGGACTGCACCTCAACATGTTATACAACCTGGTCATATACAAAGCGATAGTTTTGATGTACATGGAGGGCAACAATTACACACCCAATTACAAGGAGGCCATCAACTTGGAGCGTGCTATTCTGGTCAGACACCAGCATTTGGAGTTCAGCAGGGATTTATGCAGTCTGGTCAGATACAAGTAGACCAACAGTTAATTCGAGGTGTTAACCAGCTTTTTCAAACGCAAGCACCTGCAGGCCAACAGCCAATAGCTGGCCAAATGCAAATTCATGCAGGTCAGCAGGTTAGAGGTATTAACCAGGCTGGTCAAATACAAATACTCAGTGGCCAGTTTAATCAAGTTCAAGGATACAGACAAccaatttatatacaaaatagaaatatGGCACCAGCAAATGTTAGAATGCCACCTCAGCAGTATCAACGTCAAGTATGTATTCTTTTTAGTCTTTTTTTAGTTTATGGCAACATTATCTCTTTACATGACATTTAATTCCTACTTGATTATACAATGACACCTTGttcttaaagccccattccctacgttttttagatataatttaagatcacaaactatatttaatgtaaaaataatactatatggtcctattgcgataacttttttcgtctttaaacggttaaaaatgtgaaaaataagtcgattctaataattatagcggcccgctataaatcccaaaatgcattgcgcgcggattgatatttttgtttttcacctgtaattcgcccacttttcgatcgatcgtgaggccaaaacaaatgaaagactcctaacttttcagcgaaaataccgggttttccccaatttgtatcaacggagtctggcaaaaatagaaagacaattaatgcagcaactatacaaagtcaggctaggtatatagctcgcgtacgatgttcgtacgttaccgatgtttaccagctaggcctacaaaactaagcctagctaggctagccctaagaccgtccacgagaggtcgatcgccgcgagctacttaggtagtgcattgtttctcactttttatcataatttaccataaaacgtacatttaagacaagaaatgacatggtttaatgtttttaaagtgatatatatgtattattttccaaaaaacgtccaaaattgcagggaaggggtctttaaaccAATTTTATGTGAATCTCCCTAACCCTTACCATGCCCAGGGGTGTTTTATGTGAATCTCCCTAACCCTTACCATGCCCAGGGTGTTTTATGTGAACCTCCCTAACCCTTACCATGCCCAGGGTGTTTTATGTGAACCTCCCTAACCCTTACCATGCCCAGGGTGTTAAAAAAGTCAATATCCAATAGAGTTTGTACAATACCATGAGTGACTTAATGGTTGCCACATCTGcatattgaaataatatatcTTGTAAAGTGCTATGTATTTTTTGGTAGTACTATACTGAGGTTTGTTTGTTTCAGGATTCTGATATTATTATTGGGTGAAATTAGGAAATTAAGTTTAAttaaaactttcattttcacATTCAAagttcattaattttatttcaatttcttaAAACCTGAAGGTTTACTAATTTGTTTCAATGTTGTTTTTCTCATAGCCTGGATATGGTGGTGCAATGCTACAACCGCGGGGACCACCTACAGGACCAAATCAACCAAGTTGGACTAGGTTACCAACTCCAGCTCAAAATTTATCCCCACCTACACCAAACAACTTTGTACCATTACAGGTATGCAATTATATGTCATTTCTGCAGCAGAATGTCAACACAGCAATTTATTAGAGTATAATTGCCTTGTGACATcattttaatgttgtttatttgtCTTTAATAGGTTACTAAACTGATGACCCCCACTAAGCCTGAAATGCAAAATACCAATTCACCAAAGGTGGTTCAAAGTCCAGAGCTGCAACCAAGACAGACAAATGCACATGTAAATACGCATGTAGTATTGAATCCGGTTGAGCCAACTTTACTTAAATCACACGAAACACAATTGCAACAAGTTACTCCTTCCGACAACTTGTCTAATCCACAGAAAGATATCCAAGATCTTTCAACTGAAACCAAATCTTCTGAAATATCAAGCTGTGATAGTACAAAGAGTTCAAAACAAAGGAAATCAAAACCACGCAAAAAATCTGTAAAATTGGCAATTAATTTTTGTGATAACTAAAGTCAAAATTCGTAATAGCATTTGATCTTTTTTGTGTGGCAGACAGAAACAGTAAAATGTCTTCTTGTAAATGTTGTTCTAGTGTATTATTTTTCATctttataaaatgaatgaataaaatgttattcaCAAGAAACCAGTCATTGTTGTCAACAAGTTGAACACTATCAAGATATACCATTAGTATTATTGTTGTAAGAAGTAGATAGTTTTCTGAAATATTTTTTGTAAGCTTGAAGTAAATTTTCCTTaccattttttaatttgttattggaTAGATTGAATGAAATAAGATAATTTTTCTACATCGttttatcaatcaatttatgataattaatcataaacacagtaataacttgtttttatttgtatttagttTGTGACTGTGCTGTCACTGTGTGTCTAGTATTcttaatgtgtttatataataagcatacatgtgatactgtattttaactaaataGTATTTTTGGTAGAAAGAATTTTGTATAGCCATTTTATTTCTTATACTGAAGATGATAAATATAAGTACCAACCGGTGTACCCTATTTTACCCTTTGGAAAATTATCCAGACAAATAATCCCTCAATTAATTACTAAACCTAACAAGTAATTGTTTAAGAAAGTAGGAGGAGTTAATTAGATTATTCAGAAGTATTACAGTAGTCCCGCGATAATTGTTCAGGTTTGTAATTATTCTGTGCAGGAAATAATTGTAGAATCCATAGTATTACCAGCTATAACAGGTATCAATCAatttgaatacaaaacatttgttgttaactattaaattaataaatgttttcatcttattttttacttttcataattaatttgtaGATGTTTCTGATATTTCAGTCTCtttacatttatacatttaattGGGCTTCACATACATATGAACTCTTCACGCAGTGAGGACATTTACATTGGGCTTCACATACATATGAACTCTTCACGCAGTGAGGACATTTACATTGGGCTTCACATACATATGAACTCTTCACGCAGTGAGGACATTTACATTGGGTTTCACATACATATGAACTCTTCACGCAGTGAGGACATTTACATTGGGCTTCACATACATATGAACTCTTCACGCAGTGAGGACATTTTGTGAAATATCTACTCAagaatgtgaaaacaaccacataCACAAATCACCCATAAATGTGAAAATAGCAACCCCAAATGTGAAAATAGCAACCCCAAATGTGAAAATAGCAACCCCAAATGTGAAAACGATTATACTCCACAAATGGGATAATGCAacatgtgaaaaaaatgtgtgcattttttttattaagactATCTGAGCATTTTTGGTGATAAATTAGGCCTAGATGTCGAGTTGTTGGCTTACTATCAAATCGATGTTTGGTGTTTGTGCTGCGCGCGTGTACGATCCTAAGTTCAATGTTATACAATAATGTTTGTAGGGTGTGGTTGTTAACTTGTTGGCTACTATTATGTACGTATAATTATTCAAAGTCGACATTCAGTGTTTGATGCGCGCATTCATGATCACATCGATTTTGGATTTAAATTAAAGTAAGACAACGAGTTGACACCCGTATGCAGCAAATTACAAGTGTCGACTTAATAGTCATTCAACGACTTAACAACAACCATAACTGTACCTACGCATATcgtgaaaaaaaatttttttagtatatataAAAGTAAAGTCACTCAAAGActtagttatttttatttccgTGGGAGTTGGAAGTTCTCATCAAATAAAAGGCAataagtaaacaaacaaaagtaCAAATTGACAAAGTATAGAATTTATCATGTTGGTGGTATTTAGTTTGTAAAATGCAACCAACCATTGTTAAAAGAGGAATGAATCATCATGGTGATGTCTAAACAAAGGAAggaatgattttaaaaaaaatgtcaacaagcactataaaacatttattatatttattgattttatttattacgtccaatgtatttcaatattttaaaatgaaatgaaataaaagtgggatgtcAAACCCACATAAGACAAAACAAATTGGGTTTTACGTATAAAAAAAATGCCGGGATTATTTTCCTTATTAATACaggctaataataatattttatttggagttacagttttgtatttttttgtaaatcgtGAACAGGaggcctatttattttacagGCAACGATTAATTATATACGAAGCCCCATTGGGgacatatgtttaaaaaaaaagcctCCACAATTCGTACGTACGACTTAGATATCTCGTACGTACGCGTTATTATCACGTACGTACGACTTATTATCTCGTACGTACGTGTTATTTTCTCGTACGTACGACTTATTATCTCGTACGTACGAGTTATCTTGTATACGTCACACGTGTAATTGAACCATGAACCACGTGTGCGCACATTGACATGTGGCCTGCTTGTTGACAACCTGATGAGCTAGACTGGCTCTACTCTCTATCAAATGGGATGGCCAGTCTGTGTATTCAGGAGGAGTGTATATGTGGTTGACAAACCTGGCTTTTGCCACTGTTAAGTGTAAGCTGACAGCGAATGTGATGTGAGAGAAGACAGGCGCAAGTTTGTCTAATTACAAGTTCCTGTTAAAAACAACCTAGAATTCTCCACCCCTCTAACCATAAAGTCATCTCATCTTGATTGTGATTACAAGAAGACTATTGCTCAGGGCTCATTTGGAGAAGTATTCAAGGGAATGTACCAATATGAGCATGTTGCCGTAAAGAAAGTGAAGTTGAGAAAGGGCAAGCGTCCGAAGAAGCGGATTATAAGGGAGGCTCTAATAGACCAACAACTCGCACACAAGAATATTGAAAAGTTCATTGGAATTTGCCTCTGGAACATCATTTATGTCTATCATTACTGAATTCATCTATTGGCAAAACATGGAGGAAACGAAATAGGAAAGTGGCAGTTGCTGCAACTGGCGTTGTAGGTGTTTCGTATTTACACACAAGCATAGTCCTCAGATAATACAACAGGATAAAGCCCGCCAACATAACATTCTTTTAGACAAAAAGTTTGTACCAAAACTGTGTGACCTCGGTTGTGCTAGGATGAAGTCTGTGGTGCTATAGTGGGATTCATGTCACTTTGTAGGCCTACCCCAGAATACATGTGCCATGTATTCTGGGGTAGGCCTACCTGTTTAGTAACATTTCTGGGCCAGAAATGTTACTAAACAGTGAGAAATGTACGTCATCTTCTGACATCACAAAGAGACCTTTTGAAACACAAGAACAGGACGATGATCCTTGACATTTATCAAGAACTGCATGAGGAGAGAAAGCAAATTCCTCCAGTGTTGAGAACATTCGACTTTGAGCTGTTTGAGCTATCTTCCACAGAATCGACCACCTGCTGGACATCTTGTGAAACATCTCCAGTATCCCTTGCTCCAAAAGTATGGCTCTGTAAAGAGTTTATGGAGACACACtgtttttcttttatgtttgtGTTGCTTTTAAAGTTAGGTTAACCAtttagatggctgcagtcgcgtgctaaagttagtgtttaccgaccaaccgaccgacatagtgagatgtagagtcgcgttgcacgcgactaaaacgTATATTGATTATTTTTGATTTACTGAATGTTGACACTTACACATACTGATATCTTCACAACTTTAGAAATCAAAACGAATAGTGATAACATCTTTGACACTTTTTCTATTAATTAAGAGCTCTGTAAGGTGTTCTTTAATCTTTAAAGGCACGACGTATTCTGCCCAACCTTTAACATCACGGCACCAGTGGTTTTTTAATACTATACTTATGCCTATTACTAAGGTAACATTATATTGCTACATGTTTCAAGATtattttgaagtttttgttCAACGTTTCTATGATTAGAATGAGAGAAAGTAATTGTCCTACAAAAATATCGGCATACagatatagtttacaataaattcaccgggttttataattattgttttgttattttttttctattatattataagtCATTCATCAtcgtaataattgtttttcaaattttgaTATTTGTGAACCTTACAATTTTATTAGGTCACACCCTCAGATTGCAAAAGGAAGTCCCAGCCAATAAAGCAAaactattattttgaaaaatgtaagcAACAAAAGTATAGAGGACGACCACGATCCACACTACCGGTAACTCTATCGAACGACCTGATCACCCTTCATAAACAATCATCAACTGCACTACTCCCTAGGATCAAAAGCATAAAAGATATAGCCTAGAAACGATTCGGAGAATAGCAGAGTTGGATGGATGGTTGTTTTTTAGAAAGTTTGTCGCTTACGAGAGAGGTGGATAGACTGATAGCTATACATCTACattagcggtggattgttctacattaacggttgtttcgacattttAGCttgcgttttctacattaagcttggttcccactaaaacgtaacgcaagggcgtaaacgcaacgcaaccaatgacaagcggcagttcggataatccatcgcttgtgattggtcaatttactcaCGTTGCGTTACGTGTTGCATCTCtagagtgggaaccaagcattagcgGTTGTACACGTATGCACAAGAGTGCAATATAATAAGTCGTACGTACGAGATAATAAGTCGTACGTACGAGATAATAAGTCGTACGTACGAGATAATAAGTCGTACGTACGAGATAATAAGTCGTACGTACGAGATAATAAGTCGTACGTACGAGATAATAAGTCGTACGTACGAGATAATAAGTCGTACGTACAAGATAGTGGCGGCAATTTTTTTAACGGATGTCCCTAATGGGGCTTcgtaattatacagtacagtattaaaaatcGTCATAAAAATCTAGTCGTGAGAGGCGCTCTATCTCGAGCGTGTCATGACTTATAATTTCTTCTCTGATGATTTGTTAGGCCTTTTCGTTTCGAACCATCATGTCGTCAGCAAATGAATGGGAAGAAACAACTCGTGCAAAAATTGAAAATCGTCGAGAATTAGTATTATCAGGTACAGAAATATCAAGTAGAATACAACATGGTGGACTTGATGAACACATTTTTGATTTGAAAAAGCTAAATTTTCTTGAAATTTCAAATACTTGTCTCACGTCGATTAATGAAAAGGTAGGCCAGCTGTCCCACATGGTTCACTTGGTGTGCAGAGATAACCAACTGGATGCACTGCCGTCATCTCTAGTCCAACTGAAACTTTTGAAATTACTTGATGTTTCTAATAATAAGATTTCAGTGATTACATCTACAGTAAACGAACTAACGAACCTTGAGAGTCTTGATGTGagcaataatcaaattaaagaaCTACCCATTTTGCTAGTGTTGAATAAGTTAGCAATTGTGAATTTTGCTGGAAACCAACTAAAATCTATAGAAAGTTTATTCTCCACATGTTTCCCTAATCTGAGTGACATAAACGCCTCTAGAAATATCATTGAACAGTTTAGTGGCAATGTTGACCAACTAAAAGCTTTGAAAAAGCTTGATCTTCATGAAAATGTCATTAGTGAATTACCCTCTGAATTAGCCAATTGTTCAAAATTAAAAGAGTGCTTgcttttaaataacaaattcaaGGATAGACGGCTTGATAAACTTGTAAAGCAATGCAAAACAAAGGCTATCCTTGACTATGTTAGAGTAAATGGAAAAAAGGGAACAAAGGATGGTTCAACAAGCTCATCTGCTAAGGAATCAAAACTGACTAAGGAGGAAAGTCTTgggaaaaagaagaaaaacaatgatgataatgatccGCCATCGAAagttgaaaaaataatgaagatACTACCTATTGCCGACCTTGAAGCCAAGAACATTGTTGATGTTATTGTGACCAAACATACCAACAACATACGGCCATACATTGTGTGTTGCATTGTTCGCAATGTTGACTTAGAAGGTGGATCAAATTTTAAGCAGTTTCTTTCAGTTCAGGTATGAATTCCTCattcctcccccccccccccccccccgcagATGTGCGTCATTTTTCCAATGTGtgtcatattttattattccaTGAcatgacttacctttaggtaaTCATGATGTAACCCATTTTGAAGAACAATTACCATGTTCATGTTAAttgtgggtggtaaagtgaaaCACCATTGACTGTTCATTGATATAACGTACTTAGGTTTTTTGACACACCTCTTATATGTTGGGATAATTGTGAACTTCTTTTACAGTTTTGAGATTTATGGGTCAAGATTGAAAACATTGTCTATTGTTTCGACTCCCACAACATTGGTACATTTTGTGTTGTGTATTTGTGTATCAACTGACTTTATTTTTTGCATTGCAGACCAAATTACATGATTCTCTATGTGCGAAAAGGACAAAAGCAACCATTGCAACCCATGATCTTGCTTTTATCAAGACACCTGTTAAATTTGATGCTATT
This is a stretch of genomic DNA from Antedon mediterranea chromosome 3, ecAntMedi1.1, whole genome shotgun sequence. It encodes these proteins:
- the LOC140044942 gene encoding leucine-rich repeat-containing protein 47-like isoform X2, with translation MSSANEWEETTRAKIENRRELVLSGTEISSRIQHGGLDEHIFDLKKLNFLEISNTCLTSINEKVGQLSHMVHLVCRDNQLDALPSSLVQLKLLKLLDVSNNKISVITSTVNELTNLESLDVSNNQIKELPILLVLNKLAIVNFAGNQLKSIESLFSTCFPNLSDINASRNIIEQFSGNVDQLKALKKLDLHENVISELPSELANCSKLKECLLLNNKFKDRRLDKLVKQCKTKAILDYVRVNGKKGTKDGSTSSSAKESKLTKEESLGKKKKNNDDNDPPSKVEKIMKILPIADLEAKNIVDVIVTKHTNNIRPYIVCCIVRNVDLEGGSNFKQFLSVQTKLHDSLCAKRTKATIATHDLAFIKTPVKFDAIPPAVLKIIPLGKHTEETALSLVSRLNKEADELRKKIKRSSLSGVHKYLDLLKDKQLYPCLTNADDHVISFPPITNSNVSKISSKTKDVFIEVTSSTNLDICKQVMDALLKAMLDIKLGGQLLPNQGDDLKIGKMKLISECAVGVDQHVGVCMESDACSVIDTTCKAQAISDTDQQHYLTIQQVRVSDTDGNLKVLYPSRIDLRFVEKEIFVVRPLT
- the LOC140044942 gene encoding leucine-rich repeat-containing protein 47-like isoform X1; translated protein: MSSANEWEETTRAKIENRRELVLSGTEISSRIQHGGLDEHIFDLKKLNFLEISNTCLTSINEKVGQLSHMVHLVCRDNQLDALPSSLVQLKLLKLLDVSNNKISVITSTVNELTNLESLDVSNNQIKELPILLVLNKLAIVNFAGNQLKSIESLFSTCFPNLSDINASRNIIEQFSGNVDQLKALKKLDLHENVISELPSELANCSKLKECLLLNNKFKDRRLDKLVKQCKTKAILDYVRVNGKKGTKDGSTSSSAKESKLTKEESLGKKKKNNDDNDPPSKVEKIMKILPIADLEAKNIVDVIVTKHTNNIRPYIVCCIVRNVDLEGGSNFKQFLSVQTKLHDSLCAKRTKATIATHDLAFIKTPVKFDAIPPAVLKIIPLGKHTEETALSLVSRLNKEADELRKKIKRSSLSGVHKPAPESTLLSEFIFAAKGWSKPMVDESTMILYDSFLPDFPIYLDLLKDKQLYPCLTNADDHVISFPPITNSNVSKISSKTKDVFIEVTSSTNLDICKQVMDALLKAMLDIKLGGQLLPNQGDDLKIGKMKLISECAVGVDQHVGVCMESDACSVIDTTCKAQAISDTDQQHYLTIQQVRVSDTDGNLKVLYPSRIDLRFVEKEIFVVRPLT